The Halalkalibacter krulwichiae genome has a segment encoding these proteins:
- a CDS encoding CidA/LrgA family protein: MKNENCINYLSCSDIINFLWGGVAIQRWLDLPIPGSIIGMLLLFLALLSKVLPVRFIEEGSALLLKHMPLLFLPVTVGILQFLDVFAGSGILLILITLISTIMVMMISSLIGQKLIKRKEVEKKL; this comes from the coding sequence ATGAAAAATGAAAATTGCATCAATTATTTGTCATGTAGTGATATTATCAATTTTTTATGGGGTGGAGTAGCAATCCAAAGATGGTTGGACCTTCCAATACCAGGTAGTATCATTGGGATGCTACTCTTGTTTTTAGCGTTGTTGTCTAAGGTGTTACCTGTTCGTTTTATTGAAGAAGGATCAGCTTTGCTTTTGAAACATATGCCTTTATTATTTTTACCGGTAACTGTAGGGATTCTTCAATTTTTAGATGTGTTTGCTGGTAGCGGAATTCTATTAATCTTAATAACTCTAATTAGTACAATCATGGTTATGATGATTTCTAGTTTAATAGGTCAAAAGCTAATCAAAAGAAAAGAGGTCGAGAAGAAGTTATGA
- a CDS encoding electron transport protein: MVQRFKVLYLGTAVVAFLLLAWTLIDFKYGYVPRENQIVSQQKTNFQDDVDYDLMGVYLSPEEAAELENAGLGDMLSPENGAIKIDKDLIELGREQFYKGTFKNELFMTDILGLLDGPLTFTNLLRAIVELKGESTTNLQVALAEDVTIGQRHWKKGEKIDTGIDVAKGAVTPLGFPISIEQGKVRVGISCAACHATVDRETGKIIEGVPNSDLDSGMLLALATNSTAYFPVAEIESIQDYITNSSKEITNSKGEKEKLPDPRLLEKAVDQTLLKWPKGSFDVTADATANPAQIPDVFTFGDHPYGWNGFALVGPFKGLTTFNNKVHAFNSDSLSLADHSQDLLNISKESYIGIILQNAADKGTRFPFSSTLTPSEFKQKIERTPDTVGVNESVKPPHYPNLTMFSPNGTTVSSIGSAIGLENNAMSAFQNTLLPPVHSRQISSEMRKMGRDVFERGGCIQCHSGKYLTNNKIIPVQEVKTEDSRAKGSRLVGKVLKESFMYAPNTPTPLPPNARVLKVPEEHVDKEQRNLAYAIGTDGGYKVKGLIGLYWTAPYLHDGGVAVGKDLKNQLGVPGTSMNNIAADPYNSLKALVDHELRVKVIKANRSVPDLKDVHTEGVGHEFWVDETTGFTEEEQNALIEYLLSLEMEKKEDS; encoded by the coding sequence TTGGTTCAGCGATTCAAAGTACTTTATCTTGGTACAGCGGTAGTAGCTTTTCTACTTTTGGCATGGACCTTGATTGATTTCAAGTATGGTTATGTTCCAAGGGAGAATCAAATAGTCAGTCAACAAAAAACGAATTTTCAAGACGATGTAGACTATGATCTGATGGGGGTCTATCTCTCGCCTGAAGAAGCAGCGGAATTAGAGAATGCGGGTCTTGGTGACATGCTGTCACCAGAGAATGGAGCGATCAAGATTGATAAGGACTTGATTGAGTTAGGGAGGGAACAGTTTTATAAGGGCACTTTTAAAAATGAGTTATTCATGACAGATATTTTAGGTTTATTAGATGGACCTCTTACATTTACGAATTTACTCAGAGCAATTGTTGAGTTAAAAGGAGAGTCAACAACCAATCTTCAAGTAGCTTTAGCAGAAGATGTTACGATTGGTCAGCGCCACTGGAAAAAAGGAGAAAAAATCGATACCGGAATAGATGTAGCTAAAGGGGCTGTCACGCCACTTGGCTTTCCGATTTCGATAGAACAGGGGAAAGTAAGAGTTGGGATTAGTTGCGCAGCTTGTCACGCTACCGTTGATCGTGAAACTGGTAAAATCATAGAAGGTGTCCCGAATTCTGATCTTGATAGTGGAATGCTGCTCGCTTTAGCAACAAATTCAACGGCTTACTTTCCTGTGGCGGAGATTGAATCGATACAAGACTATATTACAAATTCAAGTAAAGAGATAACAAATTCAAAAGGAGAAAAAGAAAAGCTTCCAGATCCAAGACTGCTAGAAAAAGCAGTGGACCAAACTTTGCTTAAGTGGCCGAAAGGGAGTTTTGATGTGACAGCTGATGCAACAGCTAATCCAGCGCAGATTCCAGATGTGTTTACCTTCGGAGACCATCCATATGGCTGGAATGGCTTTGCTTTAGTTGGACCATTTAAAGGATTAACAACATTTAATAATAAAGTGCATGCCTTCAATTCAGACTCGCTCTCCTTAGCAGACCATAGTCAAGATTTATTAAATATTAGCAAGGAATCATATATTGGGATCATTTTGCAAAATGCAGCAGACAAAGGCACTCGCTTTCCCTTTTCGTCTACTCTGACTCCGTCTGAATTCAAACAAAAAATCGAGAGGACACCAGACACAGTTGGAGTAAATGAAAGTGTAAAGCCGCCACATTACCCAAATTTAACGATGTTTTCTCCTAATGGGACGACGGTTTCTTCAATTGGTTCAGCAATTGGCTTAGAAAACAATGCGATGTCCGCCTTTCAAAATACCCTTTTGCCGCCAGTACACAGTAGGCAAATAAGTTCAGAAATGAGGAAGATGGGACGAGACGTATTTGAGAGAGGAGGCTGTATCCAATGTCATTCAGGAAAGTACTTAACTAATAATAAGATTATCCCTGTTCAAGAAGTGAAGACAGAGGATTCAAGAGCGAAGGGATCTCGTTTAGTAGGAAAAGTGTTAAAAGAGTCGTTTATGTATGCACCAAATACACCTACGCCATTACCACCGAATGCCCGTGTGTTGAAAGTGCCAGAAGAACATGTGGATAAAGAACAACGAAACCTTGCTTATGCGATTGGCACAGATGGTGGTTACAAAGTAAAAGGGTTAATTGGCCTGTACTGGACAGCTCCTTATCTACATGATGGGGGAGTAGCTGTTGGCAAAGACTTAAAAAATCAATTAGGAGTACCTGGAACTAGTATGAACAATATAGCGGCTGATCCATATAACAGCTTAAAAGCATTAGTTGATCATGAATTAAGAGTAAAGGTAATTAAAGCGAATCGTTCCGTACCTGATTTAAAGGATGTGCATACGGAAGGAGTTGGACACGAGTTTTGGGTGGATGAAACGACGGGATTTACAGAAGAGGAACAAAATGCGCTAATTGAATATTTGCTTTCCCTTGAAATGGAGAAAAAAGAGGATAGTTAG
- the pepV gene encoding dipeptidase PepV, translated as MLKINWQAEVEKRKEEIVSDTQEFLRINSILDDSTITVSQPFGAGIAQALEHILTKGEKFSFFVKNVDGYAGVIEYGQGEESVGVLCHIDVVPTGEGWTTSPFSAAIRNNRIYARGAIDNKGPTIAAFWALAIVKELKLPIHKRIRMILGTDEESNWRCVDHYFKHEEMPTIGFAPDADFPIIHAEKGITDVSLVWNARDDKDNQKIKVLQFKAGDRFNMVPDQAEVVITGDEKLLKEMKDQFTHFLVGQNHKGTTRLNGNSLQIVYEGISAHGSTPEKGVNAGLFLTQFLATYSFQSTANHFFQFVEKYSDFTGEALGIAVQDDASGKLSMNIGKLTFSENGEAEVGLNIRYPVTASGEECLTTLKEVAGSNHAQMLVHDHMKPNYVEKDHPLIQTLQDVYERQTGEEPTLLAIGGGTYARSLKTGVAFGPMFPGREDVAHKKDECIDIDDLLRMTALYAEAMYELAKEASQ; from the coding sequence ATGTTGAAAATAAATTGGCAAGCTGAAGTAGAAAAACGAAAGGAAGAAATTGTTTCTGATACACAGGAATTTCTGCGTATTAATAGTATTTTGGACGATTCGACGATTACGGTTTCTCAACCTTTTGGAGCGGGAATTGCCCAAGCGTTGGAACATATTTTAACAAAAGGTGAAAAATTTAGTTTTTTTGTGAAAAATGTTGATGGCTATGCTGGAGTGATTGAGTATGGACAAGGAGAAGAGAGTGTGGGCGTCCTTTGTCATATCGATGTCGTTCCTACAGGGGAGGGATGGACAACTTCGCCATTTTCCGCAGCGATACGTAATAATCGAATCTATGCTCGTGGGGCAATTGATAATAAAGGACCTACAATCGCTGCTTTCTGGGCGTTAGCTATCGTGAAGGAACTTAAGCTTCCAATACATAAACGTATCCGTATGATTTTAGGTACAGATGAAGAAAGCAATTGGAGATGTGTTGACCATTATTTTAAACATGAAGAAATGCCAACAATTGGTTTTGCCCCAGATGCTGATTTTCCTATTATCCATGCGGAAAAAGGAATTACCGATGTTTCGCTCGTCTGGAACGCTCGAGATGATAAGGACAATCAAAAAATAAAAGTCCTTCAGTTTAAGGCTGGTGATCGTTTTAATATGGTCCCAGATCAGGCAGAAGTAGTTATTACAGGAGACGAGAAACTGTTGAAAGAGATGAAGGATCAATTTACTCATTTTCTCGTTGGGCAAAATCATAAGGGAACCACTCGATTAAATGGCAATTCGCTTCAGATCGTATATGAAGGAATATCGGCTCATGGTTCAACTCCTGAAAAGGGAGTGAATGCAGGACTATTTCTTACTCAATTTCTAGCAACTTACTCTTTTCAGTCAACTGCGAATCATTTTTTTCAATTTGTTGAGAAATACAGTGACTTTACTGGGGAGGCTTTAGGAATTGCTGTACAAGATGATGCTTCAGGTAAACTCTCCATGAACATAGGGAAATTAACTTTCTCAGAAAATGGAGAAGCTGAAGTTGGGTTAAACATAAGGTATCCAGTAACTGCTTCAGGTGAGGAATGTTTAACAACTCTAAAAGAAGTTGCCGGGTCCAATCATGCTCAAATGCTCGTTCATGATCATATGAAGCCTAATTACGTTGAGAAAGACCATCCGCTTATTCAAACTCTACAGGATGTGTATGAGCGTCAAACAGGAGAAGAGCCGACTCTATTGGCAATTGGAGGAGGAACGTATGCTCGTTCGTTGAAAACTGGAGTGGCATTTGGACCGATGTTCCCAGGTCGAGAAGACGTTGCTCATAAGAAAGACGAGTGCATTGACATCGATGATCTTTTAAGAATGACAGCCCTTTATGCAGAGGCAATGTATGAATTAGCAAAAGAAGCGTCTCAATAG
- the rodA gene encoding rod shape-determining protein RodA codes for MEERKSGVQQIDYTLLFLLFVLMCFSLLAIYSGSGQYFSDDPTYYVKRQIIWFIAGVIIMSGVMVIDYDMYKNFSIPLYGIGVVLLLLVAYSPLGVFRNGSQRWLDLGPAEVQPSEFMKIFLIIAMAHLLYRVTMNRTTKDLKSDLIIVAKVFAIGLPPFFLILTQPDLGTALVIASIMVTMLLMSGVAWRILFVLGIGAVSGILSLVYLHNNNFELFSKIIASHQLDRIYGWLDPYEHQGSYGYQLVNALRGIGSGQLYGSGFMQGVQTQSDRIPEIHTDFIFTVIGEEFGFLGATILIVTYFLLFYRMVIIALSCNNLFGTYLVSGVIGLLVFQVFQNIAMTIGLMPITGLALPFISYGGSALLTNMIAMGIVLNVNIRTKHYMFETEESSL; via the coding sequence ATGGAAGAACGTAAATCTGGCGTTCAACAGATCGATTACACATTACTCTTTCTGTTGTTTGTGCTAATGTGTTTTAGCTTATTAGCAATTTATAGTGGATCCGGACAATATTTTAGTGATGATCCAACATATTACGTGAAGAGACAAATAATCTGGTTCATTGCTGGTGTCATTATCATGTCCGGTGTTATGGTAATAGATTATGATATGTATAAAAATTTCTCTATTCCGCTCTATGGAATCGGTGTTGTATTATTACTACTTGTTGCATATTCGCCGTTAGGCGTTTTCCGAAATGGTTCTCAGCGTTGGCTTGATCTTGGTCCTGCCGAAGTCCAACCTTCGGAGTTCATGAAGATTTTCTTGATTATTGCAATGGCCCATTTGCTTTACCGGGTCACAATGAACCGAACGACAAAAGATTTAAAGTCAGACCTAATCATTGTTGCAAAAGTATTTGCAATAGGACTGCCGCCTTTTTTCTTGATTTTAACACAGCCAGACTTAGGTACAGCGCTAGTCATTGCTAGTATAATGGTTACGATGTTGTTAATGTCAGGTGTTGCTTGGAGAATTCTCTTTGTCCTTGGAATTGGGGCTGTTAGTGGAATTTTGTCACTAGTCTACTTGCATAACAATAACTTTGAATTGTTCTCGAAAATTATTGCTTCTCACCAGCTTGATAGAATTTATGGTTGGTTAGATCCGTATGAACATCAAGGGTCATATGGGTATCAGTTAGTAAATGCGTTGAGAGGAATTGGTTCTGGTCAACTATATGGAAGTGGTTTTATGCAAGGTGTCCAAACTCAAAGTGACCGTATTCCAGAAATACACACAGATTTCATCTTTACTGTCATTGGAGAGGAATTCGGATTTCTTGGTGCAACGATATTAATTGTCACGTATTTTCTATTGTTTTATCGCATGGTAATTATTGCTCTAAGCTGTAACAACTTATTTGGAACGTATTTAGTTTCAGGAGTAATTGGGCTCCTTGTTTTCCAAGTGTTCCAAAATATCGCCATGACAATTGGGTTGATGCCAATTACAGGCTTAGCTCTTCCATTCATTAGTTATGGAGGAAGTGCGCTATTAACCAATATGATCGCAATGGGTATCGTACTCAATGTAAATATACGAACGAAGCATTACATGTTCGAAACGGAGGAATCAAGCTTATAG
- a CDS encoding DeoR family transcriptional regulator, translating into MKTSTDRMLTRIKSIYLYIKQRGTVTTNELVEEFGITQRTIQRDLNVLEYNKLVERPTRGKWSVTKKKTRVS; encoded by the coding sequence TTGAAAACTTCAACTGATCGTATGCTGACTCGTATCAAGTCTATCTACCTTTACATTAAACAAAGGGGGACCGTCACAACGAATGAGTTAGTTGAAGAATTCGGCATCACCCAACGGACTATTCAACGCGACCTAAATGTGTTAGAGTATAACAAACTCGTTGAAAGACCTACCCGTGGCAAATGGAGCGTAACGAAAAAGAAAACTCGTGTATCATAA
- the cysK gene encoding cysteine synthase A, with protein sequence MKVVNNVAELIGETPLIRLNRIADPNGATVYLKMEMQNPSGSVKDRAAYNMMIQAEKDGLLKPGATIIEPTSGNTGIGIAMNAAARGYKAILVMPDTMSAERINLLKAYGADVVLTPGDEKMPGSIEKAKQLLDEIPNSFMPMQFENAANPDAHRHTTAVEIKEALDEIGTSLSAFVAASGTGGTITGTGEELQKFYPNATIHVVEPAGSPVLSGGKPGPHKLVGTSPGFIPPILNENVYNEILKIEDEDAYRVTRDLARLEAILVGPSSGAACFAAMEVAKTLTPNDVVVAIACDTGERYLSTDLFEQKS encoded by the coding sequence ATGAAAGTTGTAAATAATGTTGCAGAATTAATAGGAGAAACACCACTTATTCGTTTAAATCGAATTGCCGATCCTAACGGTGCTACTGTCTATCTAAAGATGGAAATGCAAAATCCAAGTGGTAGTGTAAAAGATCGCGCCGCTTATAATATGATGATTCAGGCAGAGAAGGATGGTCTATTAAAACCCGGTGCAACAATTATCGAACCTACAAGTGGTAACACAGGTATCGGAATTGCAATGAATGCTGCAGCACGTGGCTATAAGGCAATCCTTGTCATGCCTGATACAATGTCAGCTGAACGAATTAACTTACTAAAAGCATACGGAGCAGATGTTGTCTTAACACCAGGAGATGAAAAAATGCCTGGGTCAATCGAGAAAGCTAAGCAACTCTTAGATGAAATCCCTAATAGCTTCATGCCAATGCAATTTGAGAACGCAGCTAATCCAGATGCTCATCGTCACACAACAGCAGTCGAGATTAAAGAGGCACTTGATGAAATAGGTACATCATTGTCTGCATTCGTGGCTGCGTCTGGAACAGGTGGAACCATTACCGGCACTGGAGAAGAATTGCAAAAATTTTACCCAAATGCAACGATTCATGTTGTCGAGCCGGCTGGTTCTCCTGTGTTATCTGGTGGTAAACCAGGTCCACATAAGCTTGTTGGGACAAGCCCAGGTTTTATCCCACCAATTTTAAATGAAAATGTATATAATGAAATATTAAAAATTGAAGATGAAGATGCTTATCGCGTAACACGGGATTTAGCTCGACTTGAGGCTATTCTAGTTGGTCCATCTTCTGGCGCAGCTTGTTTTGCGGCAATGGAAGTAGCAAAAACTTTAACGCCAAATGACGTCGTTGTAGCCATTGCCTGTGATACGGGCGAGCGTTATCTTTCAACGGATTTATTTGAACAAAAATCATAA
- a CDS encoding pseudouridine synthase: MRIDKLLANMGYGTRKDVKKLLKSGGVHVNGETIKEGKKHINTDSDLVTVYGEEVEYKPYIYLMLNKPQGVISATEDLEHETVIDLLLYEHAMYEPFPVGRLDKDTEGFLLITNDGQFSHALMSPKKHVPKTYIATVKGMVTDVDVQRFKEGVTLDDGYVTKPGELKVIEQGPVSEIELTITEGKYHQVKRMFEAVEKKVLTLKRTKIGKLTLDPELELGTYRELRQEEIDLILSRD, translated from the coding sequence ATGAGAATAGATAAGTTATTAGCAAACATGGGTTATGGTACGAGAAAAGACGTAAAAAAACTGTTGAAATCTGGTGGTGTCCATGTAAATGGAGAGACTATCAAAGAAGGTAAGAAGCATATAAACACAGATTCAGATTTAGTAACGGTGTATGGAGAAGAAGTCGAGTATAAACCATATATTTACTTAATGTTGAATAAACCTCAAGGGGTTATATCGGCAACGGAAGACCTTGAACATGAAACGGTCATTGATTTACTGCTTTATGAACATGCAATGTATGAACCATTTCCTGTTGGCCGACTAGACAAAGATACGGAAGGGTTTTTGTTAATTACAAATGATGGACAATTTTCACATGCTTTAATGTCTCCCAAAAAACATGTCCCAAAAACATATATAGCAACCGTAAAAGGAATGGTGACAGATGTTGATGTTCAGCGCTTTAAAGAGGGGGTCACACTTGATGATGGTTATGTCACAAAGCCTGGTGAGCTAAAGGTTATTGAACAAGGCCCAGTGTCAGAAATTGAACTCACGATCACAGAAGGAAAATATCATCAAGTAAAAAGAATGTTTGAAGCTGTTGAGAAAAAAGTATTAACATTAAAAAGAACAAAGATTGGTAAGCTAACTCTCGATCCTGAGCTTGAACTAGGAACTTATCGAGAATTGCGGCAAGAGGAAATCGATTTGATACTATCAAGAGATTGA
- the ftsW gene encoding putative lipid II flippase FtsW, translating to MKYSFRKDNDWLLIITTFLLAAFGLIMVFSSSYAIGIVGDSGNPYTFIQRQIVWFALASVAFFIVMHFPYRLYRKLSPIIILLSIIALILVKMPGLGVNINGAERWIDLGPLRIQPSEFVKLGMIIYLAQVYSQKQAYIDQFIKGVMPPLVVVGFVFALIMLQPDLGTATSILLVTLLLVFFSGAKWRHLIGLAGVGISLFIVFALSAPYRVRRLTSFQDPFADPSGTGHQVIQSYIAMAHGGLTGTGLGQSVQKLFYLPEAHTDFILAVVSEELGLLGVLFVLGAHGVILTRGVMIGAQCKNPFGSLLAFGIVFQIAIQIVFNVGAVTGLLPITGIPLPLISNGGSSLLITLISLAILANISRNNIRQRRQKEFKEETQLSAS from the coding sequence ATGAAGTATTCATTTCGAAAAGATAACGATTGGTTGCTAATCATCACGACGTTCCTTTTGGCTGCGTTTGGCTTGATTATGGTATTTAGTTCGAGCTATGCAATAGGCATAGTGGGTGATAGTGGAAATCCGTATACATTTATTCAAAGGCAAATAGTTTGGTTTGCTCTAGCGTCAGTTGCTTTTTTTATAGTGATGCATTTTCCTTATCGATTATATAGGAAGCTGTCTCCTATCATTATCTTATTATCAATTATTGCACTAATCCTTGTGAAAATGCCTGGATTAGGTGTAAATATCAACGGAGCAGAGCGTTGGATAGATCTTGGACCTTTACGAATTCAACCATCTGAGTTTGTGAAACTTGGTATGATTATTTATCTAGCACAAGTTTATTCACAAAAACAAGCTTATATCGATCAATTTATAAAAGGAGTAATGCCTCCTTTAGTCGTAGTTGGATTTGTTTTCGCGTTAATCATGTTGCAACCGGATTTGGGAACTGCAACATCAATCCTTTTAGTCACGCTTTTGCTCGTTTTCTTCTCTGGGGCAAAATGGCGTCATTTAATTGGACTTGCTGGTGTTGGAATTTCTTTGTTTATTGTTTTTGCATTATCTGCGCCTTACCGAGTCAGACGATTGACATCGTTTCAAGACCCGTTTGCAGATCCGTCCGGAACAGGACATCAGGTTATCCAGTCGTATATTGCAATGGCTCATGGTGGCCTCACAGGGACAGGACTCGGACAAAGTGTACAAAAGCTCTTTTACTTACCAGAAGCCCATACAGATTTTATTTTAGCTGTTGTATCTGAAGAGTTAGGTCTATTAGGTGTTCTATTTGTACTTGGGGCACATGGGGTAATTTTAACTAGAGGGGTTATGATAGGGGCTCAGTGTAAAAATCCATTCGGGAGTTTGCTCGCGTTTGGAATCGTATTTCAGATTGCTATTCAAATTGTGTTCAACGTTGGTGCTGTCACAGGCTTGTTACCAATTACAGGAATTCCACTCCCTTTAATCAGTAACGGAGGCTCGTCTCTACTAATCACACTTATTTCGTTAGCGATATTAGCGAATATTTCTCGTAATAATATTCGCCAGCGTAGACAAAAAGAATTCAAGGAAGAAACACAGCTTTCCGCTTCTTAA
- the thpR gene encoding RNA 2',3'-cyclic phosphodiesterase, which translates to MQLHYFLAIPLPDLLKKQVMSSVQSEVLSFKRWVHWADLHLTLVFLGACTEEQLDFLQHNCKNLLSNWNRFTLELSSLGTFGKEREPRIFWVGVKEQALLHSLRKDVYNLCLEAGFSLEKRPFSPHITVARKWIGDHAYHSKIVDETLIGEKWQVDKVILYKSVLTEEPKYKEVNVFPMSGDEK; encoded by the coding sequence ATGCAACTCCATTATTTCTTAGCGATCCCCTTACCAGATCTTTTGAAAAAGCAAGTCATGAGTTCCGTTCAATCGGAAGTTCTTTCTTTTAAGCGCTGGGTTCATTGGGCTGATCTTCATTTAACGTTAGTTTTTTTAGGGGCATGTACCGAGGAGCAACTCGATTTTCTTCAACATAACTGCAAGAATTTACTGTCTAATTGGAATCGTTTTACTCTTGAACTTTCTTCATTAGGAACTTTTGGAAAAGAAAGGGAACCTAGAATATTTTGGGTTGGAGTCAAGGAACAAGCTTTGTTACACTCATTAAGAAAAGATGTGTATAATCTCTGTTTGGAAGCAGGTTTTTCCTTGGAAAAAAGACCATTTTCTCCTCATATTACAGTTGCACGAAAGTGGATTGGAGACCATGCATATCATTCAAAGATAGTTGATGAGACGTTGATAGGTGAAAAATGGCAGGTAGACAAGGTCATTCTTTATAAGAGCGTGTTAACAGAGGAGCCAAAATATAAAGAAGTCAATGTCTTTCCGATGAGTGGAGATGAAAAATGA
- a CDS encoding putative polysaccharide biosynthesis protein yields the protein MMSDSKLMRGTMVLTAATFASKILGLIYIFPFTAIVGQTGIALYSYGYLPYTVLLSLATLGVPLAVSKFVSKYHALGDYRTGHKLFKSGLLFMSITGLLAFLLLYFAAPYLVPLIIEDPTDTKGNSFDDIVFTIRMVSVALIVVPIMSIIRGYFQGFQSMGPTAVSQVVEQIVRIVFILAVTFSIVQVMNGSVGLAVGFATFAAFVGALGGLTVLLVYWFKRKKHIHEQIEMSKVDHNLSLKSMYKELIAYALPLSFVGLAIPLYQLIDLFTFNNTLIGTIMSQEESETAFAVFSNTAHKIVLIPMALATALSITLLPTITKSYTTNDRELLQRQITQTYQIILFLTIPAAVGLSVLAYPAFGALYGVSDLEIGGFILRYYAPITLFFSLFAVTAAILQGMNKQKYAVLALGVGLLLKLVTNSWLLSIIGPLGGYMLLTSAIQHQLLSRCGLLGNLQSIPIH from the coding sequence ATGATGTCTGATTCAAAATTAATGCGTGGAACAATGGTGCTTACTGCAGCAACATTTGCTTCAAAAATCCTTGGCTTGATTTACATATTTCCATTCACGGCAATTGTTGGACAAACGGGGATTGCGCTGTATTCATATGGTTATCTGCCATATACGGTTTTGTTAAGTCTAGCTACTTTAGGTGTTCCGCTTGCTGTATCAAAATTTGTTTCGAAATATCATGCTCTCGGTGATTATCGAACAGGCCATAAGTTATTTAAGTCAGGGCTTTTGTTTATGTCAATCACAGGACTATTAGCCTTTTTGTTGTTATATTTTGCAGCCCCTTATTTGGTCCCACTCATTATTGAAGACCCGACAGATACAAAAGGAAACTCATTTGATGACATCGTGTTTACGATTCGAATGGTGAGTGTCGCCTTAATTGTTGTCCCCATTATGTCAATTATTCGTGGTTACTTTCAGGGCTTCCAATCGATGGGACCGACGGCTGTTTCACAAGTAGTTGAGCAGATTGTCCGAATTGTGTTTATCCTGGCTGTTACCTTCTCTATTGTGCAAGTAATGAATGGAAGTGTAGGCCTTGCTGTTGGATTTGCAACATTTGCAGCCTTTGTTGGAGCGCTTGGAGGGTTAACGGTCCTATTAGTATATTGGTTTAAAAGAAAAAAGCACATTCATGAACAAATTGAGATGAGTAAAGTCGATCATAACTTATCTCTAAAATCAATGTATAAAGAGCTTATAGCATATGCATTGCCGCTCTCGTTTGTCGGACTTGCGATTCCATTGTATCAACTAATAGATTTGTTCACGTTTAATAACACGTTAATTGGTACAATCATGTCACAAGAGGAATCTGAAACAGCGTTCGCTGTATTCTCAAATACAGCACACAAAATTGTTTTAATTCCTATGGCTTTAGCGACTGCTCTTTCCATTACGCTATTGCCAACAATCACAAAATCCTATACAACGAACGATCGTGAATTATTACAGAGACAAATTACTCAAACATATCAAATTATCTTATTTTTGACGATACCAGCTGCTGTTGGCTTATCCGTTTTGGCTTATCCGGCATTTGGTGCTCTATATGGGGTCAGTGACCTTGAAATAGGAGGGTTTATCCTTAGATATTATGCGCCAATTACTTTGTTCTTCTCGTTATTTGCAGTAACAGCCGCTATCTTGCAAGGGATGAATAAGCAAAAATATGCAGTTCTTGCGCTTGGAGTTGGTCTGCTGTTAAAGCTTGTAACAAATAGTTGGTTGTTATCAATAATCGGCCCACTTGGGGGATATATGCTACTTACATCGGCTATACAGCATCAATTATTGTCACGGTGTGGGCTATTGGGAAATTTGCAGAGTATTCCTATACATTAA